In Fibrobacter sp. UWH4, a single genomic region encodes these proteins:
- a CDS encoding FecR domain-containing protein: protein MFCSAKFFFRVAVALAVLPALSFSAPAAGKVRSTSGIVDRWKIKLNNWEQLWPGAKVYQSDLVRTGVASEVVFALPDGSSITIAENTEIELSQLLEPNDEGGFETKIDVHKGFINFAVRKQKNKKSNFKFKTGTATASIRGTEGFVGGEGMFFAGLKTGKLEIVPDGSNKMVAIEAGETTFGRDSLVVLKLASSGEKRFAERLEKILLNKSKSMGDLVREVQQADSAFQEQLRVEALALPENGFAVTSASPVNVCEQGLVLEGSYRTSDKNASLILQVGNGFVSNNLIHSADGNPHPFSQQVVVNDENGLWTVNKATLTFTGAGLTTSKSIDLKVNKACSEVNTKAPTVVVESYDSLRCSANIAINEMQNDAGIMVVAADGSPLSEDAVTKNTQKRVKLKSGKHEYTVNVEDQAGNKVTVAKTMGCYPVKRFNVDIQGGSREVLKVPPPPKDVTDRISQSLQFRIRVPDNNPENLYKVVVKQNGKVIRQELLAQIHSLDYQIPLELSRGGVNRIEVEVTHKSGFKAKATKVYEVR from the coding sequence ATGTTTTGTTCTGCTAAGTTCTTTTTTCGCGTGGCTGTTGCACTGGCTGTTTTGCCTGCACTGTCGTTTTCTGCACCGGCTGCAGGCAAGGTTCGTTCTACATCGGGAATTGTCGACCGCTGGAAGATAAAGCTGAATAATTGGGAGCAACTTTGGCCGGGTGCGAAGGTCTATCAGTCCGACCTGGTGCGTACGGGTGTAGCATCCGAAGTTGTTTTTGCATTGCCCGACGGAAGCTCTATTACGATTGCTGAAAATACGGAAATAGAATTGTCCCAACTTTTGGAACCGAATGACGAAGGCGGTTTCGAAACGAAGATCGATGTTCACAAGGGCTTTATCAATTTTGCAGTCCGCAAGCAGAAAAACAAAAAGTCGAATTTCAAGTTCAAGACGGGAACGGCAACGGCATCGATTCGCGGAACCGAAGGTTTTGTCGGTGGCGAGGGAATGTTCTTTGCGGGACTTAAGACGGGTAAGCTGGAAATTGTACCCGACGGTAGCAACAAGATGGTGGCGATCGAGGCGGGCGAGACGACCTTCGGTCGCGATTCGCTCGTGGTCCTGAAGCTGGCGTCATCGGGCGAGAAGCGCTTTGCCGAACGCCTCGAAAAAATCCTTTTGAACAAGTCCAAGTCGATGGGAGATTTGGTGCGCGAGGTGCAACAGGCTGATTCGGCATTCCAGGAACAGTTGAGGGTAGAGGCCCTGGCGCTGCCCGAAAACGGTTTTGCGGTGACGTCCGCTTCGCCGGTGAACGTCTGCGAACAGGGCCTGGTGCTGGAAGGCTCTTACAGGACATCCGATAAAAACGCTTCGCTGATTTTGCAGGTGGGGAATGGCTTTGTCTCGAACAACCTGATTCACTCCGCCGACGGCAATCCCCATCCCTTTTCGCAGCAGGTCGTGGTGAATGACGAAAACGGACTGTGGACGGTTAATAAGGCTACTCTGACGTTTACGGGGGCGGGTTTGACAACGAGTAAGTCCATTGACTTGAAGGTGAACAAGGCTTGCTCTGAAGTGAATACCAAGGCTCCGACCGTAGTGGTGGAATCCTACGATTCCTTGCGCTGTTCCGCGAATATTGCGATTAATGAAATGCAGAACGATGCGGGTATCATGGTTGTGGCAGCTGACGGATCCCCGCTGTCCGAAGATGCGGTGACCAAGAATACTCAGAAACGCGTAAAGCTAAAATCGGGAAAACACGAGTATACTGTCAATGTCGAGGACCAGGCCGGCAATAAGGTGACTGTGGCAAAGACGATGGGCTGTTATCCGGTCAAACGCTTTAACGTGGACATTCAGGGTGGCTCCAGGGAGGTGCTGAAGGTTCCACCTCCGCCCAAGGATGTGACGGACCGGATTTCGCAAAGCTTGCAGTTCAGGATACGTGTTCCGGATAACAATCCCGAAAACCTGTACAAGGTTGTCGTCAAGCAGAACGGAAAGGTTATTCGGCAGGAACTCCTGGCGCAGATCCATAGCCTGGATTACCAGATTCCACTTGAGTTGTCGAGAGGCGGTGTAAACCGTATTGAAGTGGAGGTGACCCACAAGAGCGGGTTCAAGGCGAAGGCTACGAAGGTGTACGAGGTTCGTTGA
- a CDS encoding translation initiation factor (involved in start site selection during the initiation of translation): MSIEERSTLVYSTALGGRVKQEKLKAERPKGDGVVRIQLKRLGGGKMASVVVGVPLDEPELKELGRELKQKCGVGGSVKDFAIEIQGDKRNVLKAELEKRGYTVKLAGG; this comes from the coding sequence ATGTCTATAGAAGAACGTTCAACGCTGGTTTATTCGACGGCCCTGGGCGGCCGTGTCAAGCAGGAAAAGCTCAAGGCTGAACGCCCTAAGGGTGACGGCGTGGTGCGGATTCAGCTCAAGAGACTCGGCGGGGGCAAGATGGCCAGTGTCGTGGTCGGGGTTCCGCTCGATGAACCGGAATTGAAGGAACTGGGCCGTGAATTGAAGCAAAAATGCGGTGTCGGCGGGTCGGTCAAGGATTTTGCGATAGAAATCCAGGGCGATAAACGGAACGTTCTGAAAGCCGAACTAGAAAAAAGGGGCTATACGGTAAAACTGGCCGGCGGTTAG
- a CDS encoding cadherin repeat domain-containing protein, which yields MKFAGQMIANKIVIGNEIKGDDAFRYVPVVPPVIDIKPTASAMGGFIENNTTVEIPITLSTATKNGVSFKYCFELSESSAKLDDFNVYPDKDKDGNEYPAFPVCGSCGSNCGTVDIPRNAKEPDKKVYLNVKLDDDGEEPTEKLAMKIYDLNGAVLPKNSNGLFDLNILNVPLFDFGDVEKEYKIAENSVSPNDTVAKIPIEGQNFTDFVIEMVDKAGSDTHPVKLNDLFDIAINETEKFVAITVKKHDELDYESDRIKHEYQVTLNLKDKGGVEGCKTVSAQTTLKITDVNEPPYFVEFGPYKIPENSEVGVEVDPNRAHAEDPDKDVAFNTLVYSIPVNEDNDKTNDVPFKIHPQTGVITVADKSKLDYETHSLPYVFNVEVFDNLNKVPQEVEIYILDENEPPVIIDTTGDTISVAENSPVDLTKMAYFEVSDPDEDDNANLLTQIVPSIKDNKKKTGVVSAEDLFEMVMEKVKDEYGVDKYWAVLKVKADLDFEAIMAARGDSVFDVTLTFTDQAGAGLDTSLAKKIAVTDVNEEPYFTAAGPFDVKENSPVDTPIGEVKAADDDIKEEYNTLYYTIPVNEDSDPDNDVPFAIVNIKSGLITVANKEALDFEDPNILEHKFEFKVQVTDGEFVKDTLVTITLVDDDEPPIIIPICEGDECPTICQGDKCVECKDESCHEECVENCDKPNDPVDVLTVSVNERSRQNYEIMRYLVRDEDFGVGHSTALTAEIKNTTVNTGAEDLFGAKMEKDADGNWNVVVYVADSSKLDYETLDFYTHDVTINVRDPEDAEGVHGSLLRVIKVVDVNEPPTVADTTFIIPENLGNDKFVGEVVGKDPDSLNQHGFEHLEYFIDPANTVANAAFKIVDPTKGNITVKDSTKLDYETVPGHKFEFDVLVRNCEYDAVKKDYTANCLEDVVSHVTVELTDEGEPPIIIPICEGDECPTICQGDKCVECKDESCHEECVENCDKPNDPVDVLTVSVNENSRQNYEIMRYLVRDEDFGVGHTMALTAEIENTTVNTGAEDLFAAKMEKDADGNWNVVVYVADSSKLDYETLDFYTHDVTINVRDPKDAEGVHGSLLRVIKVVNVNEAPTITGVEDLNGDYKDTKDDFTFYPKEDLVAGGPVGYVHTYDPDVKNLNEFGYREFSLDNPDNYPFEMKDSLLVLTKKLDYEKDSKVYTFDVIVNNCERAKNSAGKYEKINPPKCTEPVKQTVTVKLQDVPEPPKIIPVCEGGNCVEICKGDKCEVCVGEICDEHEICTDNCDNPRGDDPAKTLTVAVNENSQTGRKIISYAVRDEDYGVGHTTALTAEIRNTNGSGADTLFEAKMVKDINGNWNVVVAVIDSAKLDYEKVNETHNVTIYVYDLDDPAGMYDSLLRVIKVVDVNEAPIAEDADFKPEENLPDSAIVGELKVAEPDTKHVPEFGHLEYSIIGKDETFVFAMDSNRVIVNDPSKMDYELPVHFYTFDVLITNCELNKTSGKYDGACLHDTATVTVDIQDVNEKPEIIIDGPTPDGGDDSEPFCVAHCDTTGRGVWKDSILTVGVKENTDDSLLSKTGMVLFQYHYVDEDTGHVAGAKVTWFDAGSTISSVSTKGSDLFNIEGKNGVITVTVKDQKLLDYEKLRNATSRDDPDPEYTMGIVVTDPKGLKDTLYRIIRVVDVNEKPFYTAEPSVIVEGNHPGDSIGHVEHPSDIDSLSRNPALYDNQFKMTKVSHENLFDLRKDTTDLMRVVLAALDSIDCENGYTCGDSTIYWVELTYGDTSLKTVYSNLKIPVTILDRNEDPIIKTDTIGVAENSPKGTPVDSIRWFDYDVFDKEGLHFEISSDPSGCFEIDPKTGFVTVKKDKCSALDHEKNPTLEIEVSVTDMVYVTDASMIYGGPNTVKKTIKVNVHDVNEPPSIIEETFSVDEDAKKGSVVDTVKATDPDKDPKYNKLIFTAIGGDTATFKIDSITGIVTLKDTLDYETKNKYELVVRVYDSEYADTAIVPIYVNNKIEKTEVKITLYDDSTKVWHDPDTVFTNSPGREICWVQGRSDRDLKDTCMDVHITKDSVIVIRYKDPTTDSYGVDSVFIFYSNATPIVTISGDQETNLANNFYTIVEDTDKGDTNLYVNERKKDVRVTVKDPANKKDTSFVVKLNLQTVNVPQKTLDEVNTIVNENRFVLNENPKGGVTRTPVNGNEVKYSYREVFGKDTVTVSYKTDNNGNPVLVPVLNDKGKVDSIEVMTVSYNVVIDGKTVTISFVVNAATGEVLVKDSNGTLMESGASKVASSSSSKGNATSSSSSNKSSVTEGMFLITYSVKDPLGNSTTVSYSVDEKGKMVQNADGDTGYAVAYTYTNKYGNSATQSLFIVLDQKGPTVEILKPLKGQVIRSNYVEVVWTVNGEIQDTLTVQGLDKGPNYIKRFYRDKAGNEAADTVLVIMKDSKDVEIAVVTPVTEMNPDEVKEYYEENPPEEGETFAVSILNPTSGKEVETLKGGSFKTKKGSGEELYPGKEKKHLGPTLALDVKLPTIKDGEGNTGLGGLATLDDLVLPNGKISNIGIGIDTSKLSDELKREYKEYTVEEYVEKFCEDGTSVPSDLSKFNMYKTKMQVNIWVYTSLGNFVDYFSFGQEMNDPEYTNDAGKLKMFFEMKPDKDGFVRADNGKLYATGAYLYKVEATIRSTLRCTILDEAVLHDKPNAKRKGDKIKSDDELLKPFGYKRPKTK from the coding sequence ATGAAGTTTGCTGGTCAGATGATTGCTAATAAAATTGTTATAGGTAATGAAATTAAAGGTGATGATGCTTTTAGATATGTCCCTGTTGTTCCACCTGTAATTGATATAAAGCCGACAGCATCTGCGATGGGTGGCTTTATTGAAAACAATACGACTGTGGAAATTCCTATAACTTTGAGCACCGCAACAAAAAATGGTGTTAGCTTTAAGTATTGCTTTGAATTGTCTGAGTCTTCGGCAAAACTTGATGACTTTAACGTATATCCTGATAAAGACAAAGATGGTAACGAGTATCCGGCATTCCCTGTATGTGGATCGTGTGGATCAAATTGTGGAACTGTGGATATTCCTCGAAATGCCAAAGAACCTGACAAGAAGGTTTATCTTAATGTGAAACTTGATGATGATGGTGAGGAACCGACTGAAAAACTTGCGATGAAAATTTATGATTTGAATGGTGCTGTGTTGCCTAAAAATAGTAATGGCCTGTTTGATTTGAACATTTTGAATGTCCCGTTGTTTGATTTTGGTGATGTTGAAAAAGAATACAAGATTGCAGAAAATTCAGTTTCACCGAATGATACTGTTGCTAAAATTCCTATTGAAGGACAGAATTTTACGGATTTTGTAATTGAAATGGTTGATAAGGCTGGTTCTGATACTCATCCTGTAAAACTTAATGATTTGTTTGATATCGCTATTAATGAAACTGAAAAATTCGTTGCGATTACAGTAAAAAAACACGATGAATTGGATTATGAAAGTGATAGAATAAAGCACGAATATCAGGTTACGTTGAACCTTAAAGATAAGGGTGGTGTAGAAGGTTGCAAAACTGTTTCTGCGCAAACAACGCTTAAAATCACCGATGTCAATGAACCTCCTTACTTTGTTGAATTCGGTCCCTATAAGATTCCGGAAAATTCTGAAGTTGGTGTCGAAGTTGATCCGAATCGCGCTCATGCAGAAGATCCCGATAAGGATGTTGCTTTTAATACGTTGGTCTATTCGATTCCTGTAAATGAAGATAATGATAAAACGAACGATGTTCCTTTTAAAATCCATCCTCAAACAGGTGTGATTACGGTTGCGGATAAGTCAAAGCTTGACTATGAAACTCATTCGCTGCCTTATGTGTTTAATGTTGAAGTTTTTGATAATTTGAATAAGGTTCCTCAGGAAGTCGAAATTTATATTCTTGATGAAAACGAACCGCCTGTCATTATAGATACTACTGGTGATACTATCTCGGTTGCTGAAAATTCTCCGGTCGATTTGACGAAGATGGCATACTTTGAAGTCTCTGATCCCGACGAAGACGACAATGCCAATTTGCTGACACAGATCGTTCCCTCTATTAAGGACAATAAAAAGAAAACCGGTGTTGTCTCTGCGGAAGATCTGTTCGAAATGGTCATGGAAAAGGTTAAGGATGAATATGGCGTGGACAAGTATTGGGCCGTGCTAAAAGTTAAAGCGGATCTTGACTTCGAAGCCATTATGGCTGCCCGTGGAGATTCTGTATTTGACGTGACCTTGACCTTTACGGATCAGGCTGGTGCCGGTTTGGATACTTCGCTCGCCAAGAAAATTGCCGTAACCGACGTGAACGAAGAACCGTACTTTACTGCAGCAGGTCCGTTTGATGTCAAGGAAAATTCTCCTGTGGACACTCCTATCGGTGAAGTAAAAGCCGCCGATGATGATATTAAGGAAGAGTATAATACGCTCTATTATACGATTCCCGTGAACGAAGATAGCGATCCGGATAACGATGTTCCGTTTGCTATTGTGAACATAAAGTCTGGTTTGATAACTGTTGCTAATAAAGAAGCCTTGGATTTTGAAGATCCCAATATTCTTGAACATAAGTTTGAATTCAAGGTTCAAGTGACTGATGGGGAATTTGTGAAGGATACCCTGGTGACAATCACTTTGGTTGACGATGACGAACCGCCTATCATTATTCCTATATGCGAAGGCGATGAGTGTCCCACAATATGCCAGGGCGACAAGTGCGTCGAGTGCAAGGACGAAAGCTGTCACGAGGAATGTGTTGAAAACTGCGACAAACCTAATGATCCTGTTGATGTCTTGACTGTGTCTGTGAATGAACGTTCTCGGCAGAATTACGAGATCATGAGGTATCTGGTTCGCGATGAGGACTTTGGCGTTGGACATTCCACGGCGTTGACGGCCGAAATCAAGAATACGACCGTTAACACCGGTGCTGAAGACCTTTTCGGTGCCAAAATGGAAAAGGATGCCGACGGTAATTGGAACGTAGTTGTCTATGTAGCTGATAGCTCGAAGCTTGATTACGAGACGTTAGACTTCTATACGCACGACGTGACGATTAACGTGCGTGATCCTGAGGATGCGGAAGGCGTGCATGGCTCTCTCCTCCGTGTTATCAAGGTTGTCGATGTGAACGAACCGCCTACTGTTGCAGACACGACGTTTATTATTCCTGAAAATCTGGGTAACGATAAATTCGTGGGCGAAGTTGTTGGTAAGGATCCGGATTCCTTGAATCAACATGGTTTCGAACACTTGGAATACTTTATTGACCCGGCCAATACGGTTGCCAATGCTGCCTTCAAAATTGTGGATCCGACGAAAGGAAATATCACCGTTAAGGATTCTACGAAATTGGATTATGAAACGGTTCCGGGCCATAAGTTCGAATTTGACGTGCTCGTTAGAAACTGCGAATACGATGCAGTCAAGAAGGACTATACGGCAAATTGCTTAGAGGACGTGGTTTCCCATGTTACTGTTGAACTGACCGATGAGGGCGAACCGCCTATCATTATTCCTATATGCGAAGGCGATGAGTGTCCCACAATATGCCAGGGCGACAAGTGCGTCGAGTGCAAGGATGAAAGCTGTCACGAGGAATGTGTTGAAAACTGCGACAAACCTAATGATCCGGTCGATGTCTTGACGGTGTCTGTGAATGAAAATTCTCGGCAGAATTACGAAATCATGAGGTATCTGGTTCGCGATGAGGACTTTGGCGTTGGACATACCATGGCGTTGACGGCCGAAATCGAGAATACGACCGTTAACACCGGTGCGGAAGACCTCTTCGCTGCGAAAATGGAAAAGGATGCCGACGGTAATTGGAACGTGGTTGTCTATGTCGCTGATAGCTCGAAGCTTGATTACGAGACGTTAGACTTCTATACGCACGACGTGACGATTAACGTGCGTGATCCTAAGGATGCGGAAGGCGTGCATGGTTCTCTCCTCCGTGTCATCAAGGTTGTCAACGTGAACGAAGCTCCGACGATTACTGGCGTTGAAGATTTGAACGGCGATTATAAGGATACCAAGGATGACTTTACCTTCTACCCGAAGGAAGACCTCGTGGCAGGTGGTCCTGTGGGTTATGTCCATACGTATGATCCGGATGTGAAGAATTTGAATGAATTCGGTTATCGCGAATTCTCTCTCGATAATCCCGATAACTATCCGTTCGAAATGAAGGACTCCCTGCTGGTTCTGACGAAAAAGCTTGACTATGAGAAAGATTCCAAGGTGTACACGTTCGATGTCATTGTCAATAACTGCGAGCGAGCAAAGAATAGCGCGGGCAAGTATGAAAAGATAAATCCGCCGAAGTGTACTGAACCAGTAAAGCAGACTGTAACTGTTAAACTGCAGGATGTCCCAGAACCGCCTAAGATTATTCCCGTATGCGAAGGTGGTAATTGCGTCGAAATCTGTAAGGGAGACAAGTGCGAAGTGTGCGTGGGAGAAATTTGTGACGAACACGAAATTTGCACTGACAACTGCGATAATCCCCGTGGTGACGACCCTGCAAAGACTTTGACAGTTGCTGTGAATGAAAATTCGCAGACAGGTCGTAAAATTATCAGCTATGCAGTTCGCGACGAAGACTATGGCGTTGGCCATACCACGGCTTTGACCGCTGAAATTAGGAATACAAATGGTTCTGGTGCGGACACCCTCTTCGAAGCCAAAATGGTGAAGGATATAAATGGTAATTGGAACGTTGTGGTTGCTGTGATTGACAGTGCTAAGCTTGACTACGAAAAAGTCAATGAAACCCATAATGTGACGATTTACGTTTATGATCTCGATGATCCGGCTGGCATGTATGATTCGCTCCTCCGTGTCATCAAGGTTGTCGACGTGAACGAAGCTCCGATTGCCGAAGACGCTGACTTTAAGCCGGAAGAAAACCTGCCGGATAGCGCAATCGTGGGTGAGTTGAAGGTTGCTGAGCCGGATACCAAGCATGTTCCGGAATTTGGCCATCTGGAATATTCGATTATCGGTAAGGACGAAACCTTCGTATTTGCGATGGACTCCAATAGGGTCATTGTGAACGATCCGTCCAAGATGGATTACGAACTGCCCGTTCATTTCTACACCTTCGATGTCTTGATTACAAACTGCGAATTGAACAAGACTTCGGGTAAGTATGATGGTGCTTGCTTGCATGACACTGCTACGGTGACTGTCGATATCCAGGATGTCAACGAGAAGCCGGAAATCATCATTGACGGTCCTACTCCGGACGGTGGTGACGATTCTGAGCCGTTCTGCGTTGCCCATTGCGATACCACGGGTCGTGGTGTTTGGAAGGATTCTATCCTTACGGTAGGTGTCAAGGAAAATACCGACGATAGTTTGCTCTCTAAGACGGGTATGGTCTTGTTCCAGTACCATTACGTCGACGAAGATACGGGCCATGTTGCTGGTGCCAAGGTTACCTGGTTCGATGCTGGCTCGACAATTTCGAGTGTGTCTACGAAGGGTTCCGACCTCTTTAACATTGAGGGCAAAAACGGTGTGATTACGGTGACCGTCAAGGACCAGAAGCTGCTCGATTACGAAAAGCTCAGAAACGCAACGTCTCGTGATGATCCTGATCCGGAATACACGATGGGCATTGTCGTGACAGACCCGAAGGGATTGAAGGATACTCTCTATCGTATAATCCGCGTGGTTGACGTGAACGAAAAACCGTTCTATACAGCGGAACCCAGTGTGATTGTCGAAGGCAACCATCCTGGCGACTCTATTGGCCATGTGGAACATCCGAGCGATATCGACTCCTTGTCTAGGAATCCGGCCTTGTATGATAACCAGTTCAAGATGACTAAAGTGTCCCATGAAAACCTGTTTGACTTGAGAAAGGATACAACTGATTTGATGAGAGTTGTGCTTGCCGCACTCGATTCGATTGATTGTGAAAATGGTTATACCTGTGGTGACAGTACCATCTACTGGGTTGAATTGACCTATGGAGATACTTCGCTCAAGACGGTGTATTCCAATTTGAAAATTCCGGTTACGATTCTTGACAGGAATGAAGATCCGATTATCAAGACCGATACAATCGGTGTTGCAGAAAACTCTCCGAAGGGAACACCGGTTGATTCTATCAGATGGTTTGATTACGATGTGTTTGATAAAGAAGGTTTGCACTTTGAGATCAGTAGTGACCCGAGCGGTTGCTTCGAAATTGATCCGAAGACCGGTTTTGTGACAGTGAAGAAGGATAAATGCTCCGCTCTTGACCATGAAAAGAACCCGACCTTGGAAATCGAAGTGTCTGTAACGGACATGGTGTATGTTACTGACGCCAGCATGATTTATGGTGGCCCCAATACGGTCAAGAAGACTATTAAGGTGAATGTCCACGACGTGAACGAACCTCCTTCCATCATAGAGGAAACGTTCTCTGTGGATGAAGATGCTAAGAAGGGCTCCGTGGTGGATACGGTCAAGGCGACCGATCCTGACAAGGATCCTAAGTATAACAAGCTCATCTTCACGGCTATCGGTGGCGACACTGCTACGTTCAAGATCGATTCCATTACAGGTATCGTTACTCTGAAGGATACCTTGGATTACGAAACCAAGAACAAGTACGAACTTGTTGTTCGTGTGTACGACAGTGAATATGCCGATACGGCAATCGTGCCGATCTATGTGAATAACAAAATCGAAAAGACCGAGGTGAAGATCACCTTGTACGACGATTCGACGAAGGTTTGGCATGATCCGGATACGGTGTTCACGAATAGTCCGGGGCGCGAAATCTGCTGGGTGCAGGGACGTTCTGACCGTGACTTGAAGGATACCTGCATGGATGTCCACATTACCAAGGATTCGGTAATCGTCATTCGCTATAAGGATCCGACGACGGATTCCTACGGTGTCGATTCCGTGTTTATCTTCTATAGCAACGCGACTCCGATCGTGACCATTTCGGGTGACCAGGAGACTAACCTGGCGAACAACTTCTATACGATTGTCGAAGACACGGACAAGGGCGATACCAACCTGTACGTGAACGAGCGTAAGAAGGATGTACGCGTGACGGTGAAGGATCCTGCGAACAAGAAGGATACGTCTTTCGTGGTGAAGTTGAACCTGCAAACGGTGAATGTCCCGCAGAAGACGCTTGATGAGGTCAATACGATTGTCAACGAAAATCGCTTTGTCTTGAACGAAAACCCGAAGGGCGGCGTGACCCGCACTCCGGTAAACGGCAACGAAGTCAAATACTCCTACAGGGAAGTCTTTGGCAAGGATACCGTGACGGTTTCTTACAAGACCGATAACAATGGTAACCCGGTGCTGGTTCCTGTCTTGAATGATAAAGGCAAGGTTGATTCTATTGAAGTAATGACCGTTTCTTACAATGTCGTGATTGACGGCAAGACGGTGACGATCTCTTTCGTGGTTAATGCTGCGACGGGCGAAGTGCTGGTGAAGGATTCCAACGGAACGCTTATGGAAAGTGGCGCCTCCAAGGTCGCATCCAGCTCGTCTTCGAAGGGCAATGCAACCTCTTCTAGCTCTAGCAACAAGTCTAGCGTGACCGAAGGCATGTTCCTGATTACATACAGCGTGAAGGATCCTCTTGGAAATTCGACAACGGTTTCTTACTCTGTCGACGAAAAGGGTAAGATGGTGCAGAATGCCGATGGCGATACGGGTTACGCTGTGGCCTATACCTACACGAACAAGTATGGCAATTCCGCAACGCAGTCCCTGTTCATCGTGCTTGACCAGAAGGGTCCGACTGTTGAAATCTTGAAACCGCTCAAGGGTCAGGTGATTCGTTCCAACTATGTGGAAGTGGTCTGGACGGTCAATGGCGAAATCCAGGATACCTTGACGGTGCAGGGACTTGACAAGGGTCCGAACTATATCAAGCGCTTCTATCGCGACAAGGCCGGTAACGAGGCTGCGGATACGGTGCTTGTGATCATGAAGGACAGCAAGGATGTGGAGATTGCCGTCGTGACGCCGGTGACAGAAATGAACCCGGACGAGGTGAAGGAATACTACGAAGAAAATCCGCCTGAAGAAGGAGAAACCTTCGCGGTCAGTATCCTTAACCCGACGAGTGGCAAGGAAGTCGAAACCCTGAAGGGTGGCTCCTTCAAAACCAAGAAGGGTAGTGGTGAGGAACTCTATCCGGGCAAGGAAAAGAAGCACCTCGGTCCTACCCTTGCTCTTGATGTGAAGCTCCCGACCATCAAGGACGGCGAGGGCAACACGGGCCTGGGCGGTCTTGCGACACTTGACGACCTTGTGCTCCCGAACGGCAAGATTTCGAATATCGGTATCGGTATCGATACGTCGAAGCTGAGCGACGAACTCAAGCGCGAGTATAAGGAGTACACGGTTGAAGAATACGTGGAAAAGTTCTGCGAAGACGGAACCAGCGTGCCGAGCGACTTGAGCAAGTTCAACATGTACAAGACCAAGATGCAGGTGAATATCTGGGTTTATACCTCTCTTGGAAACTTCGTGGACTACTTCAGTTTCGGTCAGGAAATGAACGATCCTGAGTACACTAACGATGCCGGCAAGTTGAAGATGTTCTTCGAAATGAAACCGGACAAGGATGGCTTTGTCAGGGCGGATAACGGCAAACTTTATGCGACGGGCGCCTATCTGTACAAGGTGGAAGCGACAATCCGTTCGACTCTGCGTTGCACGATCCTGGACGAAGCGGTGCTGCACGACAAGCCCAATGCCAAGCGCAAGGGCGACAAGATCAAGTCTGACGACGAACTCTTGAAACCGTTCGGCTACAAGCGTCCGAAGACGAAGTAG